Proteins encoded in a region of the Brassica napus cultivar Da-Ae chromosome A9 unlocalized genomic scaffold, Da-Ae chrA09_Random_1, whole genome shotgun sequence genome:
- the LOC125594531 gene encoding uncharacterized protein At4g02000-like, with protein sequence MADKLHNAIRSLSIEDDDPVTLPDDPKFRVFDANATSLMGRLLNPDCQPMAKMINYMPTAWRIPVYLPAGRGSLNCLKRSALVLQPLDNALGEMDPKSASLVPYIFGRLIRNIPVNYYTSDTMYALAKKIGRVVELAYDPKVSQTTDYVRAKVCFNVENPALEAKNLIIPEEVVVIKYEYEKIHKRCFSCLRLTHEKAHCPFLKRAQANRGGTSKEGEAIRNTQIPALLAAPLESPPGFPTMFPELSKEDRQAAMMYVSHADETERRARILRVQHSIENAKDDDTSVPIRISHNLNKDKGLVFGYSHGDDSNSESNNTNTLHAVSAPALLKDKEDRAATSGEQSASSNFQINGSTVFRLGNTTSSGYTGTSRSKRIDRKRPPAWVRK encoded by the exons ATGGCCGACAAACTTCACAACGCCATACGATCCTTGTCCATCGAAGATGATGATCCGGTAACATTACCAGACGATCCGAAATTCCGGGTTTTTGATGCTAACGCTACCAGTTTGATGGGGAGGCTTTTGAATCCGGATTGCCAACCAATGGCCAAGATGATCAACTATATGCCCACGGCTTGGAGA ATTCCAGTTTATCTTCCAGCGGGAAGAGGATCTCTTAACTGTCTTAAGAGATCGGCCTTGGTCTTACAACCACTGGACAATGCTCTTGGAGAGATGGACCCCAAATCCGCCAGCCTCGTTCCTTACATCTTTGGACGTCTGATAAGGAATATACCGGTGAACTATTATACATCTGATACGATGTATGCCCTCGCTAAGAAGATTGGCAGGGTGGTGGAGTTGGCCTATGACCCAAAGGTTTCGCAAACGACTGATTACGTGCGTGCCAAGGTATGCTTCAATGTGGAGAACCCAGCCTTGGAGGCTAAGAATCTCATAATACCGGAGGAGGTAGTGGTCATTAAGTACGAATATGAGAAGATTCATAAAAGATGTTTCTCATGTCTTCGCTTGACACATGAAAAAGCTCACTGTCCTTTCCTTAAAAGGGCACAGGCGAACAGAGGTGGAACATCTAAAGAAGGGGAAGCTATTAGAAATACTCAGATACCAGCGCTGCTAGCTGCGCCTCTGGAATCGCCTCCGGGTTTTCCTACGATGTTTCCAGAACTATCTAAAGAAGATAGGCAAGCGGCCATGATGTATGTCTCCCATGCGGACGAGACTGAGAGGAGAGCTAGAATCTTACGTGTCCAACATTCCATCGAAAATGCGAAAGATGATGACACAAGTGTGCCTATCAGAATATCCCACAACCTCAACAAAGATAAAGGGCTGGTGTTTGGCTATAGCCATGGTGATGATAGCAACAGCGAGAGCAATAATACCAATACTCTTCATGCTGTCTCGGCCCCTGCTTTGCTAAAAGATAAAGAGGACAGAGCTGCTACCTCTGGGGAACAGAGTGCTTCATCCAACTTTCAGATTAACGGTTCAACGGTTTTCAGATTGGGTAACACTACTTCATCTGGATATACCGGAACTTCGAGATCTAAAAGGATTGATCGGAAAAGACCACCAGCCTGGGTGAGAAAGTGA